Proteins encoded in a region of the Cytobacillus pseudoceanisediminis genome:
- a CDS encoding alanine/glycine:cation symporter family protein, producing the protein MNLFLEGLNSAVGFLNDIVWTYILIAVLIILGLYFSLKSKFVQFRYFGEMIRILGDKTMVSAEGKRGISSFQAFTISAASRIGTGNMAGVATAIAAGGPGAVFWMWVIAFLGAASSFVESTLAQIYKVKDKDGFRGGPAYYMEKGLNKRWMGILFAVIITFCFGLVFNSVQSNTISLAFNEAFGTSRMTIGLILAALTAIIIFGGIKRIAYVSQVIVPIMAVIYLIVAIVIVIMNITEVPNLIATIVKGAFGMDQAFGGAMGAAVMMGIKRGLFSNEAGMGSAPNAAATAAVSHPVKQGLIQTLGVFVDTILICSATAFMIILSGAYTSPDLSGIQLTQTALSSHIGTWAPIFVAVSIFLFAFSSVIGNYYYGETNIEFIKESPLAIFIYRISVIGMVIFGALVDLATVWGLADLFMGIMALINLVAITMLGKIAFAALKDYKAQRKEGKDPVFYADSIPGLKGIESWETKENALKKKAAK; encoded by the coding sequence ATGAATTTATTTTTAGAAGGTTTAAATTCGGCTGTCGGCTTTCTAAATGATATTGTCTGGACTTATATTTTAATTGCAGTACTTATCATTTTAGGCCTCTATTTCAGTCTAAAAAGCAAATTTGTACAATTCCGTTATTTTGGAGAAATGATTCGGATACTTGGCGATAAAACCATGGTTTCTGCAGAAGGAAAAAGAGGGATTTCATCTTTCCAGGCATTTACAATCAGTGCTGCTTCCAGGATAGGGACCGGCAACATGGCTGGCGTTGCTACAGCAATAGCGGCCGGCGGACCAGGTGCCGTATTTTGGATGTGGGTCATTGCCTTTTTAGGCGCCGCCTCAAGTTTTGTGGAGAGTACTTTAGCACAAATCTATAAGGTCAAAGATAAAGACGGTTTTCGCGGCGGTCCTGCTTATTATATGGAAAAAGGACTTAATAAACGCTGGATGGGCATTTTGTTTGCTGTTATCATCACTTTCTGTTTTGGACTTGTATTCAACTCAGTCCAGTCCAACACCATTTCATTAGCTTTCAATGAAGCATTTGGCACAAGCCGCATGACAATTGGATTGATTCTTGCTGCCTTAACGGCTATTATCATTTTTGGAGGAATTAAGAGAATAGCCTATGTATCACAAGTTATTGTTCCGATTATGGCGGTCATTTACTTAATTGTTGCCATTGTAATAGTAATTATGAATATAACTGAAGTACCAAATCTTATTGCAACGATTGTTAAAGGCGCATTTGGTATGGATCAGGCCTTTGGCGGGGCAATGGGCGCTGCTGTCATGATGGGTATTAAAAGGGGCTTATTCTCCAATGAAGCCGGAATGGGAAGTGCACCCAACGCTGCTGCAACGGCTGCTGTTTCTCACCCTGTTAAACAGGGGTTAATACAAACTTTAGGTGTATTTGTAGATACGATTTTAATTTGTTCTGCGACTGCCTTTATGATTATCCTTTCAGGAGCTTATACATCACCAGATCTTTCAGGTATACAATTAACTCAAACAGCATTGTCATCTCATATTGGCACATGGGCTCCTATTTTTGTGGCTGTGTCAATCTTTCTTTTCGCATTTAGTTCTGTTATCGGCAATTACTATTATGGGGAAACGAACATTGAGTTCATTAAGGAAAGCCCATTGGCAATTTTCATTTATCGTATTAGCGTTATCGGCATGGTCATCTTTGGGGCTTTAGTCGACCTGGCAACAGTTTGGGGCCTTGCAGATTTATTTATGGGCATTATGGCTTTAATAAATCTGGTTGCTATTACCATGCTCGGGAAAATTGCATTCGCTGCACTCAAGGACTATAAGGCACAGAGAAAAGAAGGAAAAGATCCTGTGTTCTATGCTGACTCTATTCCGGGTCTAAAAGGGATTGAATCATGGGAAACCAAGGAAAATGCATTAAAGAAGAAGGCAGCTAAATAA
- a CDS encoding DUF1657 domain-containing protein has protein sequence MTVGTQVKQAIVGLKSAQASFETFALATENQNAKQLYQNAAQQTQSIIDSLEPRLQEIQQEEPQYNQ, from the coding sequence ATGACAGTTGGAACTCAAGTAAAGCAAGCAATTGTTGGCTTGAAGAGCGCTCAGGCCAGCTTTGAAACGTTTGCACTTGCTACGGAAAACCAAAATGCTAAACAGCTGTACCAGAATGCCGCACAGCAAACACAATCGATCATTGACAGCCTTGAACCAAGGCTTCAAGAGATTCAGCAAGAGGAACCTCAATATAATCAATAG
- a CDS encoding YkoP family protein → MFRNILLSIWVFLDPLYYPFTRLQHLTADPEKGGVFRVRLTKYKGNDIQLSDGVIIRKNDLLLKIHLHNVRLLKDFNYMKNELLKGRAIYKRVKESMPLLTAFILSHPEETKIKGVIGITLINKGFSTLGFECISPKNKLYCWFKKTFQLPIYFLSCSKISAANLKKHRTVYLLMSKENLINKYK, encoded by the coding sequence ATGTTCCGCAATATTTTATTATCAATATGGGTATTCCTGGATCCTCTTTATTATCCTTTTACCCGGCTACAGCATCTTACAGCAGATCCGGAAAAGGGAGGAGTTTTTCGTGTAAGGCTGACAAAATATAAAGGAAATGACATTCAATTATCTGACGGAGTTATCATAAGAAAAAATGATCTTTTACTTAAAATCCATCTGCATAATGTCAGGCTGTTAAAAGATTTTAACTATATGAAAAATGAGTTATTAAAAGGGAGAGCCATCTATAAACGTGTTAAGGAATCTATGCCGCTTTTGACTGCATTTATCCTCAGCCATCCGGAAGAAACGAAAATAAAAGGGGTTATTGGCATCACCCTTATAAACAAGGGATTCAGCACGCTTGGATTTGAATGTATATCTCCAAAAAATAAATTATACTGCTGGTTTAAAAAAACATTTCAATTGCCTATATATTTTTTATCGTGTTCAAAAATTTCTGCTGCAAATTTAAAAAAGCATCGCACTGTTTACTTATTGATGTCTAAAGAAAACCTGATTAATAAATATAAATAA
- a CDS encoding amino acid permease, which produces MGVGCTIGTGFFLGSAIGIKITGPSIVFSFMLAALGTYIVYNLLAKMTAEDPQEGSFCYYANKAYGKWAGFSCGWNYWCSNILIMGSQLTALSILTRFWFPHVPLWVFAAGYAILSIIVVLTGNKGFDKVENLFAVIKTAAIIMFIILAAAALSGVINGDARHPGFPGSSGEWFPEAFRGFWSSLIYAFYAYGGIEVIGLMATRLKKKEDAPKAGIIMLIVLVIIYVISLGLAVYMASHGAFNEKESPFVTAMDKYNLAFFPHVFNAAIIIAGFSTMTASLFGVTALLVTLADDGDAPAVFSKKIKKWKDLPLPSLGLATAGLIASIVTALLLPGKIYEYITTAAGILILFNWSFIIISALRILENKVFGKIMAAVGLLLILAAVSGTLIEKSIRFGFFVSLIFVALIAIVALIMQKKYGKKKAGAAVNNKKQTPVFILVFVQFLDAVIKFFLIPF; this is translated from the coding sequence ATTGGTGTTGGCTGTACCATTGGGACCGGTTTCTTTCTCGGTTCAGCCATTGGCATTAAGATCACCGGACCTTCCATCGTTTTTTCATTTATGTTAGCGGCACTTGGAACCTATATCGTCTATAACCTTTTGGCTAAAATGACAGCTGAAGACCCTCAGGAAGGATCTTTTTGCTATTACGCCAATAAAGCCTATGGAAAGTGGGCAGGTTTTAGCTGCGGCTGGAATTACTGGTGCTCAAATATACTTATCATGGGAAGCCAATTAACCGCGCTCTCCATTTTGACAAGATTTTGGTTTCCTCATGTGCCCCTTTGGGTTTTTGCAGCGGGTTATGCCATACTCTCCATTATAGTGGTATTAACAGGAAACAAAGGCTTTGATAAGGTGGAAAACCTGTTTGCAGTTATTAAAACAGCAGCCATTATTATGTTTATCATCCTCGCAGCAGCTGCTTTGTCCGGAGTGATTAATGGAGATGCCAGGCATCCCGGATTCCCCGGTTCTTCTGGGGAATGGTTTCCTGAAGCCTTTAGGGGCTTTTGGTCATCGTTGATTTATGCTTTCTATGCATACGGAGGAATTGAAGTGATTGGGCTAATGGCAACAAGATTAAAAAAGAAGGAGGATGCACCTAAGGCGGGCATCATCATGCTTATCGTCCTTGTCATCATCTATGTCATTTCCCTTGGCTTAGCCGTTTATATGGCTTCACATGGTGCTTTTAATGAAAAAGAGAGCCCATTTGTAACTGCAATGGATAAGTATAATCTGGCCTTCTTCCCGCACGTTTTTAATGCAGCAATCATTATTGCCGGCTTCTCTACGATGACAGCTTCACTGTTTGGAGTAACTGCATTACTGGTTACGTTGGCTGATGACGGCGATGCTCCAGCGGTATTTTCAAAAAAGATAAAGAAGTGGAAGGACCTTCCTTTACCTTCGCTGGGACTGGCTACAGCGGGTTTAATTGCATCCATCGTAACCGCCTTATTGCTGCCTGGCAAAATATATGAGTATATCACTACTGCTGCTGGTATATTAATTTTATTCAATTGGTCATTCATCATCATTTCAGCTCTTCGGATTTTGGAAAATAAAGTGTTCGGAAAGATAATGGCTGCGGTGGGATTGCTTCTGATCCTGGCTGCGGTAAGCGGCACATTAATTGAAAAGTCCATAAGGTTTGGATTTTTTGTCAGTTTAATATTTGTGGCATTAATAGCGATTGTAGCCTTAATCATGCAAAAAAAGTATGGAAAAAAGAAGGCGGGAGCAGCTGTTAACAATAAAAAACAAACACCAGTCTTCATTCTGGTGTTTGTTCAGTTTTTAGACGCTGTAATTAAGTTTTTTCTTATTCCTTTTTAA
- the parC gene encoding DNA topoisomerase IV subunit A: MSSAEKFRDLPLEDVLGDRFGRYSKYIIQDRALPDARDGLKPVQRRILYAMHVEGNTHEKGFRKSAKTVGNVIGNYHPHGDTSVYDAMVRMSQDWKVRNLLVEMHGNNGSIDGDPPAAMRYTEARLSALSSELLRDIEKRTVEFIPNFDDTSSEPTVLPAVYPNLLVNGSTGISAGYATDIPPHHLNEIIDGVILRMDKPDCSIDDLMEHIKGPDFPTGGIIQGVDGIKKAYETGRGKIIVRGKAEFEDLRGGKKQIVITEIPYEVNKANLVKKIDEFRLDRKVEGIAEVRDETDRTGLRIVIELKKDADPEGVLHYLYKNSDLQIPYNFNMVAIHNRHPKLMGLRELLDAYIGHRKEVVTRRSQFELQKAEARQHIVEGLMKALSILDEVITTIRASKDKRDAKDNLIAKFEFTEPQAEAIVSLQLYRLTNTDITALRAEAEDLAKLIGELKSILESEKKLFSVIKKELRDVKKRFADERRTRIEAEIEEIKINLEVLVASEDVIVTVTKEGYVKRTSQRSFAASNGQDFGMKDSDRLIAKLDMNTTDVLLVFTNKGNYLYCPVHQLPDIRWKDLGQHIANIIPIDRNESIVRAIPVKDFETEEYLLFMTKNGMVKKTELKAYKAQRYSKPLVAVNVKGTDEVLDVYLTDGTKEIFLATHQGFGLWFHEEEVSIVGARAAGVKGINLKDGDFVAGAQLIEDQKEQSVVIVTQRGSIKKMKLSEFERTSRAKRGVVMLRELKSNPHRIVGCVIVRSKHELYIETEKGHIEAVNVSSIRFNDRYSNGSFIIDESESGKAKCIWRAEEPKNDSDAPAE; this comes from the coding sequence ATGAGTTCTGCTGAAAAATTCCGGGACCTTCCTCTTGAAGATGTATTAGGCGACCGCTTTGGGCGTTATAGTAAATATATTATTCAGGATCGTGCCCTTCCCGATGCTCGTGATGGATTAAAGCCTGTTCAAAGACGGATCCTTTATGCCATGCATGTAGAAGGCAATACACACGAAAAGGGCTTTAGAAAGTCTGCTAAAACAGTCGGAAATGTAATCGGCAATTATCATCCGCATGGCGATACTTCTGTATATGACGCCATGGTGCGGATGAGCCAGGATTGGAAGGTTCGAAACCTTCTTGTTGAAATGCACGGCAATAATGGGAGCATCGATGGAGATCCTCCGGCAGCCATGCGTTATACAGAGGCACGATTATCGGCCCTTTCTTCCGAATTGCTGAGAGATATTGAGAAAAGAACCGTTGAATTTATCCCGAACTTTGATGATACTTCCAGTGAGCCAACCGTTTTGCCCGCTGTCTATCCGAATTTGCTAGTCAATGGCTCAACAGGTATTTCTGCTGGATATGCAACGGATATTCCGCCTCATCATTTAAATGAAATTATTGATGGGGTTATTTTACGGATGGATAAGCCGGATTGTTCTATCGATGATCTGATGGAGCATATTAAAGGACCTGATTTCCCTACTGGAGGCATCATCCAGGGAGTCGATGGAATTAAAAAAGCTTATGAAACAGGAAGAGGAAAAATTATTGTCCGCGGAAAGGCCGAATTCGAAGATTTGCGCGGAGGCAAAAAGCAAATTGTCATAACTGAAATTCCTTATGAAGTGAATAAAGCCAATCTGGTAAAGAAGATTGATGAATTCCGACTGGACCGGAAAGTCGAAGGCATCGCCGAAGTCCGTGATGAAACGGACCGGACAGGCCTTCGGATTGTGATTGAGTTAAAAAAGGATGCAGATCCTGAAGGCGTCCTTCATTATCTGTACAAAAACAGTGATTTGCAGATCCCTTATAACTTCAATATGGTTGCTATCCACAATCGTCACCCGAAATTAATGGGTTTAAGAGAGCTTCTGGATGCCTATATCGGCCATCGTAAAGAAGTTGTTACACGCAGATCTCAGTTTGAACTGCAAAAGGCTGAGGCGCGTCAGCATATCGTTGAAGGCCTGATGAAGGCTCTTTCCATCCTGGATGAAGTGATTACTACAATCCGGGCATCTAAAGATAAGCGGGATGCAAAAGATAATCTGATTGCAAAGTTTGAGTTCACTGAACCTCAGGCTGAAGCAATTGTTTCCCTCCAGCTTTATCGCTTAACCAATACAGACATTACTGCCTTAAGAGCAGAAGCTGAGGATCTTGCTAAGCTAATCGGCGAACTGAAATCCATTTTGGAAAGTGAGAAGAAGCTATTCTCTGTTATAAAAAAAGAGCTAAGAGATGTCAAAAAGCGTTTTGCCGATGAACGCCGTACGAGAATTGAAGCGGAGATCGAAGAAATCAAGATCAATCTTGAAGTTCTGGTAGCCAGTGAAGATGTGATTGTAACGGTAACAAAGGAAGGCTATGTCAAGCGCACAAGCCAGAGGTCGTTTGCCGCCTCAAACGGACAGGATTTTGGCATGAAGGATTCAGACAGGCTGATTGCAAAGCTTGATATGAATACGACCGATGTTCTCCTTGTGTTTACGAATAAAGGAAACTATTTATACTGTCCAGTACATCAGCTGCCGGATATCCGCTGGAAGGACCTTGGACAGCATATTGCCAATATCATACCGATCGACCGGAATGAATCGATTGTCCGGGCTATTCCAGTTAAAGATTTTGAAACGGAAGAATACCTGCTCTTTATGACGAAAAATGGAATGGTAAAGAAAACCGAGCTAAAAGCTTATAAAGCTCAAAGATATTCCAAGCCGCTTGTGGCAGTTAATGTAAAAGGCACTGATGAAGTTCTTGACGTTTATTTAACAGATGGCACGAAGGAAATATTCCTTGCCACTCACCAGGGATTCGGCCTCTGGTTCCATGAAGAGGAAGTAAGTATCGTTGGTGCCCGGGCAGCAGGCGTTAAAGGAATTAACCTTAAAGACGGCGATTTTGTCGCAGGTGCTCAGCTAATTGAGGATCAGAAAGAGCAGTCTGTCGTGATTGTTACACAGCGAGGATCTATTAAAAAAATGAAGCTGAGCGAATTTGAACGGACTTCCCGTGCCAAGCGCGGTGTAGTGATGCTTCGTGAATTGAAATCTAACCCTCACCGTATTGTTGGGTGTGTGATTGTCAGAAGCAAACATGAATTATACATTGAAACGGAAAAAGGCCATATTGAAGCAGTTAATGTTTCATCTATCCGCTTTAATGACAGATATTCCAATGGATCGTTCATCATTGACGAATCCGAAAGCGGTAAAGCAAAATGCATCTGGAGGGCTGAAGAACCTAAAAATGATTCAGATGCCCCTGCCGAATAA
- a CDS encoding alkaline phosphatase family protein, translating to MIRLLPCIIAISILLFGCASSGQNSNEQDKKAAAIQTESQSSPKVILLVIDSLMDEPLKKAIQEKKAPALAFFLKHGQYSKNVVSSYPTMSVTIDSSLITGAYPDETKIPGLVWFNNDKKQIITYGNGLFEIMKIGVSQFAESIMHQYNNVDLSPNVSTIHEDLDRIKKESASINAFIYRGNYHHTLKVPKLITKVSNLPGEYETAGPKMLSLGTFIQQDKKNNHIVNRLGLNDAFAVQELKYLLGKNIIPEFTILYISGNDFTVHRKGPKTIKGIEKLDKYLQEVLNSFPKWEDALKNYNWVIVGDSKQSPVIESKKKL from the coding sequence TTGATTCGTTTGCTTCCTTGTATAATAGCTATTTCTATTCTCCTATTCGGCTGCGCCAGCAGTGGTCAAAATTCAAATGAACAGGATAAGAAAGCAGCTGCTATTCAAACAGAAAGTCAGTCTTCACCTAAAGTTATACTTCTTGTTATCGATTCGTTGATGGATGAGCCTTTAAAAAAAGCAATACAAGAGAAAAAAGCTCCTGCTCTGGCCTTCTTTTTAAAACACGGACAATATAGTAAAAATGTAGTAAGTTCCTATCCAACCATGTCGGTTACAATCGACAGTTCTTTAATAACTGGTGCTTACCCGGATGAGACTAAGATTCCTGGACTCGTTTGGTTTAATAATGATAAGAAGCAAATCATCACTTATGGAAATGGGCTTTTTGAAATAATGAAAATTGGGGTTTCCCAATTTGCTGAAAGTATCATGCATCAATATAATAATGTTGACCTCAGTCCAAATGTAAGCACCATCCATGAGGATCTGGACAGAATTAAAAAGGAATCAGCATCCATTAACGCATTTATTTATCGGGGAAATTATCATCATACCCTTAAAGTACCCAAGTTGATAACAAAAGTGAGTAATTTACCTGGGGAATACGAAACTGCTGGGCCGAAAATGCTGTCTTTAGGTACATTTATTCAACAGGACAAAAAGAATAATCACATTGTGAATCGTTTAGGACTTAATGATGCCTTCGCGGTTCAAGAATTAAAATACCTTTTGGGAAAAAATATTATCCCTGAATTTACAATCCTGTATATTTCAGGAAATGACTTTACTGTACATAGGAAAGGGCCAAAAACAATAAAAGGAATTGAAAAACTTGATAAGTATCTTCAGGAGGTCTTGAATAGTTTTCCGAAATGGGAGGATGCCCTTAAAAATTATAATTGGGTTATTGTTGGAGACAGTAAACAATCACCTGTCATTGAATCGAAAAAGAAGCTTTAA
- a CDS encoding VTT domain-containing protein produces the protein MGKYKAINKFQYLFENNAFMAILFGRMIVIIPPQVFNIYCGIADIPFRHFFIATAIGMLPPMFMLAYSGEQLFLSLHNFLLGVIWYLLFLLCLFLCYKLWFHNKLDQSKR, from the coding sequence TTGGGAAAGTATAAAGCCATTAATAAATTTCAGTACCTGTTCGAAAATAATGCATTTATGGCAATTTTGTTTGGCCGAATGATTGTTATCATCCCTCCTCAGGTGTTTAATATCTATTGTGGAATAGCAGATATTCCATTTAGGCATTTTTTTATAGCTACTGCAATTGGAATGCTGCCTCCTATGTTTATGCTTGCATATAGCGGCGAGCAATTGTTTTTATCACTTCATAATTTTTTGCTGGGAGTAATTTGGTACCTTCTATTTCTCCTCTGCTTGTTCCTTTGTTATAAATTATGGTTCCATAACAAGCTGGATCAATCAAAAAGATGA
- a CDS encoding DUF1657 domain-containing protein → MTIASNVNQCLAAIRSIEAQLSNLALTSMDEEAKRLFHESMLEISEIKTDLEHRKKVIEFEEPQYKPN, encoded by the coding sequence ATGACAATTGCTTCGAATGTAAATCAATGTCTTGCAGCAATTCGTTCTATAGAAGCACAGTTATCAAACCTGGCTTTAACCTCAATGGATGAAGAAGCAAAGCGCCTATTCCATGAATCAATGCTGGAAATTAGCGAGATAAAAACTGATCTTGAACACCGAAAAAAGGTTATAGAGTTTGAGGAACCCCAATATAAACCAAATTAA
- a CDS encoding metallophosphoesterase, translating into MNMALFFTLILFTVFCYLIYKANKNTKNVTINSISVSRPNISVSGDNIKILHISDMHLENISVSPDELFEMISKQPVDLIALTGDFLDRKRSIPKLAGYLHALNKTNPKHGIYAVFGNHDYVLKGHNFETLKNTLEENGCKTLQNEHVSIQVNGEKLNIIGIDNYSTRHSDVKKAYEGVIEGCNLVLTHDPNVVLEMENVPFDYLLSGHFHGGQIHWPKPYHLIKMGRLVRMKMVKGLHYHSGKPFYISEGLGQTGVNIRIGSRPEITYHEIS; encoded by the coding sequence ATGAATATGGCATTATTTTTCACCTTAATCTTGTTCACCGTTTTCTGTTATCTTATTTACAAAGCCAATAAAAACACTAAGAATGTAACTATAAATTCAATTTCTGTTTCCCGTCCTAATATCTCAGTTTCGGGAGATAACATAAAAATTCTTCATATATCTGATATGCACCTCGAAAATATTTCTGTCAGTCCGGATGAATTATTTGAGATGATCTCAAAGCAACCAGTGGACCTAATTGCCCTTACAGGCGATTTTCTTGACCGCAAACGAAGTATTCCTAAGCTTGCGGGCTATCTCCATGCACTGAACAAGACAAATCCAAAGCATGGCATCTATGCAGTCTTTGGCAATCATGATTATGTCTTAAAAGGTCATAACTTTGAAACATTGAAAAACACTCTAGAAGAAAATGGCTGTAAAACACTTCAAAATGAGCATGTGTCGATACAGGTTAATGGGGAAAAATTAAACATCATTGGAATTGATAATTACAGCACCAGACACAGTGATGTAAAAAAGGCCTATGAAGGAGTAATTGAAGGCTGTAATCTAGTTTTGACCCATGATCCCAATGTTGTATTAGAGATGGAAAATGTTCCTTTTGATTATTTATTATCAGGGCATTTTCACGGCGGACAGATTCATTGGCCAAAGCCATATCATTTGATAAAAATGGGCAGGCTTGTCCGGATGAAAATGGTGAAAGGCCTTCATTATCATAGCGGAAAACCTTTTTATATAAGTGAGGGACTAGGCCAGACAGGGGTCAATATCCGTATCGGCAGCCGGCCTGAAATCACTTATCATGAAATATCATAA
- a CDS encoding staygreen family protein has translation MSNFNPSKLSVKYLPPATEFRPVDSRKYTLTHSDATGELFLAIGECYDFNAVNRKFRDEAFAEWIPQMGQYVLSGRVYISGGEFDQQYAKIRFLIFQKELDLALTAMVYGDRCFFTNYPWLLDSPIFIYFESVYPEFSKLLYYGTPRKYLSAALQPV, from the coding sequence ATGAGTAATTTTAATCCATCTAAGCTGTCGGTTAAATATTTGCCTCCTGCGACGGAATTCAGGCCCGTAGACAGCAGGAAATATACACTTACACACTCAGATGCAACAGGAGAATTATTTTTGGCGATAGGTGAATGCTATGATTTTAATGCAGTCAATCGTAAGTTCCGCGATGAAGCATTTGCTGAATGGATTCCCCAAATGGGGCAGTATGTTCTGAGCGGAAGGGTGTATATCAGCGGCGGAGAATTCGATCAGCAATACGCAAAAATAAGGTTTCTTATCTTCCAAAAAGAATTGGATCTGGCGCTGACAGCGATGGTTTATGGAGATAGATGCTTTTTTACCAATTATCCCTGGCTGCTCGATTCGCCAATCTTTATATATTTTGAATCCGTTTACCCGGAGTTCAGCAAGCTGCTTTATTACGGAACTCCCAGAAAATATTTAAGTGCTGCATTGCAGCCAGTATGA
- a CDS encoding YndM family protein, translated as MQHFKALALKFLASVVLLYIILGIFFGMSFVNVFIITAILGITAYILGDMVILPRSSNMIATAADFGLAFLLIWFLSSILTNGDNLIAMSIAAALGVALFEYLFHLYLLRNMTEASNEKGTINQGNLRYNTEVSEDLTPVRPDVRSEEDK; from the coding sequence ATGCAGCATTTCAAGGCATTGGCTCTAAAATTTCTCGCAAGTGTTGTTCTCTTATATATCATTCTCGGAATATTCTTTGGAATGAGCTTTGTAAATGTATTTATAATAACAGCCATTCTGGGCATTACAGCTTATATCCTTGGTGACATGGTGATACTCCCAAGGAGCAGCAATATGATCGCAACGGCAGCCGACTTTGGATTGGCTTTTTTGCTCATTTGGTTTTTGAGTTCAATTCTAACCAATGGTGATAATCTTATTGCAATGTCAATAGCCGCAGCTCTTGGAGTCGCATTATTTGAATATCTATTCCACTTATATTTGCTTAGAAATATGACAGAAGCAAGTAATGAAAAAGGCACTATTAACCAAGGAAACCTTCGCTATAATACTGAAGTTTCCGAGGATTTAACACCTGTAAGACCGGATGTAAGAAGCGAAGAGGATAAATAA